Proteins from a genomic interval of Chanos chanos chromosome 3, fChaCha1.1, whole genome shotgun sequence:
- the txnl1 gene encoding thioredoxin-like protein 1 yields the protein MVGVKVIANDSEFQPELTGAGSRLVVVKFTMAGCRPCVRIAPAFNMLSNKYPQVVFLEVDVHVCQASAAANNISATPTFLFFRNKVRVDQYQGADATGLEEKIKQHIENDPGSNEDSDIPKGYMDLMPFVNKAGCECLNESDDHGFDNCLMKDSSSYLESDCDEQLLITIAFSQPVKLFSMKLQSSEFAQAPKCVKIFINLPRSMDFDDAERSEATQTLELAEEDYKDDGLIPLRYVKFQNVNSVTLFIKSNQGDEETTKVNYLTFIGTPVQATNMNDFKRVVGKKGESH from the exons ATGGTCGGGGTGAAAGTCATAGCAAATGATTCAGAGTTCCAGCCTGAACTTACAGGCGCCGGTTCCAGACTGGTCGTAGTGAAGTTCACAATGGCAGG GTGTCGACCATGTGTCAGAATAGCACCAGCTTTCAACATGTTAAGCAACAAGTACCCTCAAGTCGTTTTTCTTGAAGTAGATGTTCACGTTTGTCAG GCGTCAGCTGCTGCCAACAACATCTCGGCAACGCCGACCTTTCTGTTTTTCCGGAACAAAGTGCGTGTCGATCAGTAtcagggagctgatgctacaggACTGGAGGAGAAGATCAAACAGCATATTGAGAATGACCCTGGCAGTAACGAGGACTCAGACATTCCCAAGGGATAT aTGGACCTCATGCCATTTGTGAACAAAGCAGGGTGTGAATGCCTCAATGAGAGCGATGACCATGGCTTTGATAACTGCTTAATGAAAGACTCCTCGTCTTACCTGGAATCTGACTGTGATGAGCAG cTCCTCATTACAATCGCCTTCAGTCAGCCAGTGAAGCTGTTCTCGATGAAACTGCAGTCCTCTGAGTTTG ctcaggCACCAAAATGTGTGAAGATCTTCATCAACCTGCCTCGCTCCATGGACTTTGACGATGCTGAGAGAAGTgaagccacacagacactggagctgGCTGAGGAAGACTACAAGGACGACGGCCTGATCCCACTGCGATACGTCAAGTTTCAGAATGTCAACAGCGTCACT ctatttATTAAGTCCAACCAAGGGGACGAAGAGACAACGAAAGTAAATTATCTGACTTTCATCGGAACTCCTGTACAAGCAACAAACATGAATGACTTTAAACGG GTTGTgggaaagaagggagagagtcACTGA